The region acttttgaTGTCTCTATATCATTTTCATCtatgagatgagatgagatgagatggaagGATGCTGATCAGATGGACAACAGGCTTTGGTCACATTACCGTCGCCTATATCGCCTCCAATTTCGTCTCTgactccaccacctcctaTCTTCAGACCCTCCTCCGCAATGACACCGGCGACTACCTCGCCGGCGTTGCTACCTGGGCAGATTCTATCCGGTACACCAAATGGGGCCGCTTCACCTCGGGCTTCCACTTCATCGACGCCCATGACAATCCGCCGACCTACTGCGGCGTAGATTACGACCGTGACTGCAAGAAAGAAGCCGGTTGCGTGGTCAGCGCTTTGCAGAACTACACCTCCCAGCTTCTTGATACTGAGCTTCCACTCTGGCGGCGAGCACAAGCAGCAAAGTTTGTGATTCACTTTGTTGGTGATATTCACCAACCTCTACATACCGAGGATGTGGCGAGGGGAGGCAACGGAATTCATGTTACGTTTGAAGGAAAAGAGCTGAACTTGCACCATGTGTGGGATACGAGCATTGCCGAGAAGTTGGTGGGCGGCATTCGCAGGAAGCCGTATCCGTTTGCGAAGAAATGGGCCGACGAGTTGAcggaggagatcaagagtGGGAAGTACGCGGCGGAGAGCAAGTCCGGCTGGCTAAGGGGGACGAATATCACGGATCCGATTGCTACGGCTCTAGGGTGGGCGGTTGAGGGCAATGCGTTGGTTTGCACTACCGGTAAGTTTTTGGTAACCTTCGAAGGTCAAAGACCAAAGCTAACATGTCTCGGTTAGTATTGCCAGAAGGCGCGGAAGCCATCGAGGGCCAGGAGCTGGGAACGGACTACTACGAAAAGGCCGCTCCTGTCGTCGAGGAGCAGGTTGCAAAGGCTGGCTTCCGGTTGGCTGCTTGGTTGGACTTGATCATCTCGAGCCTCAAGACTCTTGAGCTGCCAGCCTCGTCGGAGCCAGAGCCAGATCTGGATTCGGATGTGCCAGGAGACCTCTAGAAAAGTATCTCATAGGTGGTACAACGAAGGATCCAGGATGACGGGTTAGGTGCGGTGATCGTGGCTTCGGTAGTTGAGACGGCATATTTCTCTTATTCATGAAACGATTTGCGTTCTGTTGTCGTCGAGAATAGTTCTGCCGAGAGCAGTGATCATCGGTGATATTCATTTTTGCATGATGGAAACCGTGGCCGCTGACCATCTCCGAGAATAGCCACATGCTGTGGATGTAGGCTGTGTCTGAACGTGCCGGACAACGTCATGACTACCCATCAATGATTTTTCTTTGGCGCCAAGGGGAGGCAGCAGTGGTCTGTCGTTGTAGCGTAGCTAGAGCTCCCCGAGGATTCTAACGATTATCTGTTTCGTTTTGGTGATCTTTCGTCACGGGCCTGCGGCAATTGCGACGGGTAACGTTGAGAAACTGGATGGTGCCCTGTTGCCTCGAGGATGAGAGCTGCCGATTCATCCGCTGTGACCTTCACGGAGCGTGCTGGCCAAGTGTCGGTTGCCATCCTCCATGTTTCTGTTTGTCAACCTCGTCGCTCCTATGTGCATGTGTCCGAGTGTCCGCTGTAGGACCGAGGCGTTGGCTCGGGGTCAGAGTTGCATCGTTTCATAGTGCACAGGCGGTGATTTCCTCCTAATGTTGCAGGCCCGGGAG is a window of Podospora pseudopauciseta strain CBS 411.78 chromosome 1, whole genome shotgun sequence DNA encoding:
- a CDS encoding hypothetical protein (COG:S; EggNog:ENOG503NZTQ) gives rise to the protein MRLSSVAVSAAALRGALAWGGFGHITVAYIASNFVSDSTTSYLQTLLRNDTGDYLAGVATWADSIRYTKWGRFTSGFHFIDAHDNPPTYCGVDYDRDCKKEAGCVVSALQNYTSQLLDTELPLWRRAQAAKFVIHFVGDIHQPLHTEDVARGGNGIHVTFEGKELNLHHVWDTSIAEKLVGGIRRKPYPFAKKWADELTEEIKSGKYAAESKSGWLRGTNITDPIATALGWAVEGNALVCTTVLPEGAEAIEGQELGTDYYEKAAPVVEEQVAKAGFRLAAWLDLIISSLKTLELPASSEPEPDLDSDVPGDL